The Streptomyces sp. NBC_01689 genome includes a window with the following:
- a CDS encoding sigma-70 family RNA polymerase sigma factor produces MTTPALPTSRDASLTAWAMAARGGDPEAVDRFVRALQRDVHRYVAYLGADPQTADDLAQDTFLRALGSLHRFEGRSSARAWLLAIARRAVIDSFRSAAARPRPADFDDWQLAVERAQPRGLPGFDDGIALDDLLAGLPVERREAFVLTQLLGLPYAEAAAVSDCPVGTVRSRVARARTSLIASLSEAERCGPVDAAA; encoded by the coding sequence CGCCCGCGGCGGCGACCCCGAAGCCGTGGACCGGTTCGTCCGCGCCCTCCAACGGGACGTACACCGCTACGTCGCCTATCTCGGCGCGGACCCCCAGACCGCCGACGACCTGGCTCAGGACACGTTCCTGCGCGCCCTCGGCAGCCTGCACCGATTCGAGGGCCGTTCCTCGGCCCGCGCCTGGCTGCTGGCCATCGCGCGCCGTGCCGTGATCGACAGCTTCCGGAGCGCGGCCGCCCGGCCCCGGCCGGCCGACTTCGACGACTGGCAGCTCGCGGTCGAACGCGCCCAGCCACGCGGTCTGCCGGGCTTCGACGACGGCATCGCGCTCGACGACCTGCTGGCCGGACTCCCCGTCGAGCGGCGAGAGGCCTTCGTGCTGACCCAGCTCTTGGGACTGCCCTACGCGGAGGCTGCCGCGGTGAGCGACTGCCCGGTCGGCACGGTCCGCTCACGTGTGGCCCGTGCGCGTACGTCGCTCATCGCCTCCCTGTCCGAGGCCGAACGCTGCGGGCCGGTCGACGCGGCGGCCTGA
- a CDS encoding Cys-Gln thioester bond-forming surface protein: MAVVSGLVAAATMVTAGTAAADDAPRSQGGATATITGLKTYGSAVIHDNGQDQQVSAGLFEMSVDDGGMLQTYCIDLHNPTQRDAKYQETSWSGTSLNGNKDAGRIRWILQHSYPQVNDLAALAEKAGARGLTEQDAAAGTQVAIWRYSDGADVDAVDPQAEKLADYLQKSARNMPEPRASLTLDPPAVSGHAGERVGPVTVHTDADSVTVTPPADAFASGVKVVGKDGRPVTSAADGSRLYFDVPEDATDGSAALTVQASTTVPVGRAFASETRSQTQILAGSSESTVSATATAAWAAEGAIPALSAEKNCAEGGVDVSVANAGDAPFTFELMDAEHTVPAGESVKVTVPLREDQSYAFTVTGANGFEKRFTGMFDCKTQGSTSDITTQTVGEPSPAVADATSAGDTDLAETGGSAATPIIAGTAIALVVLGGGVVFLLRQKETRN; this comes from the coding sequence GTGGCTGTGGTGTCCGGACTCGTCGCCGCCGCGACGATGGTCACCGCGGGCACGGCCGCCGCGGACGACGCTCCACGGAGTCAGGGCGGCGCGACGGCGACCATCACCGGTCTGAAGACCTACGGGTCCGCGGTGATCCATGACAACGGCCAGGACCAGCAGGTGTCCGCCGGTCTGTTCGAGATGTCCGTGGACGACGGCGGCATGCTGCAGACCTACTGCATCGATCTCCACAACCCGACCCAGCGGGACGCCAAGTACCAGGAGACGTCCTGGAGCGGCACGTCGCTGAACGGCAACAAGGACGCGGGCCGGATCCGCTGGATCCTGCAGCACTCCTACCCGCAGGTGAACGACCTGGCCGCGCTGGCCGAGAAGGCCGGGGCGCGCGGCCTCACCGAGCAGGACGCCGCGGCCGGCACGCAGGTGGCCATCTGGCGGTATTCGGACGGCGCCGACGTGGACGCGGTGGACCCGCAGGCGGAGAAGCTCGCGGACTATCTTCAGAAGAGCGCACGGAACATGCCGGAACCCAGGGCCTCGCTGACCCTCGATCCGCCCGCGGTCTCGGGTCACGCCGGCGAGCGCGTGGGCCCGGTCACGGTGCACACCGACGCGGACAGCGTGACGGTGACCCCGCCCGCGGACGCCTTCGCGAGCGGGGTGAAGGTCGTCGGCAAGGACGGCAGGCCGGTCACCTCCGCGGCCGACGGCAGCCGTCTCTACTTCGACGTGCCGGAGGACGCCACCGACGGCTCGGCGGCCCTGACCGTGCAGGCGTCGACGACCGTTCCCGTCGGACGGGCCTTCGCCTCGGAGACCCGCAGCCAGACCCAGATCCTGGCCGGCTCCAGCGAGTCGACGGTGTCCGCGACGGCGACGGCCGCCTGGGCCGCCGAGGGTGCGATACCCGCGCTCTCCGCCGAGAAGAACTGTGCCGAGGGCGGTGTGGACGTCTCGGTGGCCAACGCGGGCGACGCGCCGTTCACCTTCGAGTTGATGGACGCCGAGCACACCGTCCCGGCCGGCGAGTCGGTGAAGGTGACGGTCCCCCTGCGGGAGGACCAGTCATACGCCTTCACGGTCACGGGCGCGAACGGCTTCGAGAAGCGGTTCACCGGCATGTTCGACTGCAAGACGCAGGGCAGCACGAGCGACATCACGACCCAGACCGTGGGTGAGCCCAGCCCGGCCGTGGCGGACGCCACCTCCGCCGGAGACACCGACCTCGCCGAGACGGGCGGCTCCGCCGCGACCCCGATCATCGCGGGCACGGCCATCGCGCTGGTCGTCCTCGGCGGAGGTGTCGTGTTCCTTCTCCGCCAGAAGGAGACGCGGAACTGA
- a CDS encoding single-stranded DNA-binding protein: MNETMVCAVGNVATQPVYRELANGASARFRLAVTARYWDREKSAWADGHTNFFTVWANRALATNVGASLSVGDPVIVQGRLKVRTEVREGQSWTSADIDAVAIGHDLSRGTSAFRRPHKEGDTPSAPRTEPNWETEPGSPSEAASSRRAEPAGVT; encoded by the coding sequence ATGAACGAGACGATGGTCTGCGCGGTGGGCAACGTGGCGACGCAGCCGGTGTACCGAGAGCTGGCGAACGGGGCCTCGGCGAGGTTCCGCCTCGCGGTGACGGCGCGGTACTGGGACCGCGAGAAGAGCGCGTGGGCGGACGGGCACACCAACTTCTTCACCGTGTGGGCCAATCGAGCGCTCGCCACCAACGTGGGAGCGTCCCTGTCGGTGGGCGATCCCGTCATCGTGCAGGGCCGGCTGAAGGTCCGCACCGAGGTGCGCGAGGGGCAGAGCTGGACGTCGGCGGACATCGACGCGGTGGCGATCGGTCACGACCTCTCCCGCGGAACATCCGCCTTCCGACGCCCGCACAAGGAAGGTGACACACCGTCGGCTCCACGGACCGAGCCCAACTGGGAGACGGAGCCGGGGAGTCCGTCCGAGGCCGCGTCCTCCCGCAGGGCCGAGCCGGCCGGAGTGACCTGA
- a CDS encoding GTPase gives MTAVTDHTDHTDHSDHTDHSDPAERTERADRSSRPGRPGDADRSGDTDRSGHGEGADHRDRSDRSGHSGHTGRLVPTDHTDHAGEVGHTDRADQADHTDRSDRTGRGGDVPEPHGGPSGDGSSGAPRAENLPAARTREETGDSATPPGAARSSHPAVPPRADRPPTHAPVGDDGGHARVKDDAGHARLKDDNAPARADSRTESESVWDDGLIARRASEAPPSTETPVPEARTAAQAPPPPLAYDGLLRSRLEALRELVGLSRARLDGRTLAEAGKVLDEAAARRKLSGQHTVVAIAGATGSGKSQLFNALAGVAISETGVRRPTTAAPIACSWSDGAATLIDRLGIPGRLRRRPLQSPEGEAQLHGLVLVDLPDHDSAAVQHREHVDRILALVDAVIWVVDPEKYADAMLHERYLRPMAGHAEVTFVVLNQVDRLPGEAADLVLDDLRRLLDEDGIALGEYGEPGATVLGLSALTGEGIVELREALGQFVAERGAAARRISADLDAAAARLRPVYAAGGRTGLSEEARDEFSDRLADAVGATAAGQAAERAWRRNANRACGTPWLRLWHWCQDRRDPPTGRHALRVPADEEATARQRVEQAVRTVADRAARGLPAPWAMAVREAAVRGAQGLPEALDEMATRAATPAGRPPRPGWWPVAVLAQASMTLLQIVGGLWLLAQIVGVVAPNLWVPVLLMVAGIIGGPAVEWSSRLAARGPARRYGLDAERRLREAAAGCGRARVLDPVAAELLRYREVREQFGRVTGASVG, from the coding sequence ATGACGGCCGTCACAGACCACACGGACCACACGGATCACTCGGACCACACGGATCACTCGGACCCCGCAGAGCGGACTGAGCGCGCGGACCGCTCCAGCCGGCCAGGTCGCCCGGGCGACGCCGATCGGTCGGGCGACACTGACCGGTCGGGCCACGGAGAGGGGGCGGACCACAGAGATCGTTCGGACCGGTCGGGTCACTCAGGTCACACGGGTCGCCTTGTTCCCACGGACCACACCGACCATGCGGGAGAAGTCGGCCACACCGACCGGGCCGACCAGGCCGATCACACGGACCGCAGCGACCGCACGGGCCGCGGCGGGGACGTGCCCGAACCACACGGAGGCCCGTCGGGCGACGGCTCCTCCGGAGCCCCGCGAGCCGAGAACCTGCCCGCCGCACGCACCCGCGAGGAGACCGGCGACTCGGCTACCCCGCCCGGAGCAGCTCGGAGCAGTCACCCCGCCGTCCCCCCACGCGCGGATCGCCCTCCGACGCACGCCCCCGTGGGAGACGACGGCGGGCACGCGCGCGTGAAGGACGACGCGGGGCACGCGCGCTTGAAGGACGACAACGCCCCCGCCCGTGCCGACTCCCGTACCGAATCCGAGTCCGTCTGGGACGACGGGCTGATCGCGCGCCGCGCGTCCGAGGCCCCGCCCAGCACGGAAACCCCGGTACCGGAGGCCAGGACCGCCGCGCAGGCCCCACCGCCCCCGCTCGCGTACGACGGCCTCCTGCGCTCGCGGCTCGAAGCGCTCCGGGAGCTCGTCGGGCTCTCACGCGCGCGTCTCGACGGCAGGACCCTCGCCGAGGCGGGCAAGGTCCTGGACGAGGCGGCCGCGCGGCGCAAGCTCTCCGGGCAGCACACCGTCGTCGCCATCGCCGGGGCCACCGGCAGCGGCAAGTCGCAGCTCTTCAACGCACTGGCCGGGGTGGCCATCTCCGAGACCGGTGTCCGCAGGCCGACCACCGCGGCCCCCATCGCGTGCAGTTGGAGCGACGGCGCGGCGACGCTCATCGACCGGCTCGGCATCCCCGGGCGGTTGCGCAGGCGTCCTCTGCAGAGCCCGGAGGGGGAGGCCCAGTTGCACGGCCTCGTCCTGGTCGACCTGCCCGACCACGACTCGGCCGCCGTCCAGCACCGCGAACACGTGGACCGCATCCTGGCGCTCGTCGACGCGGTCATCTGGGTCGTGGATCCCGAGAAGTACGCGGACGCCATGCTTCATGAGCGCTATCTACGGCCCATGGCGGGGCACGCGGAGGTCACCTTCGTGGTCCTCAACCAGGTCGACCGGCTGCCGGGCGAGGCCGCCGACCTGGTCCTCGACGACTTGCGCAGACTGCTCGACGAGGACGGGATCGCGCTCGGCGAGTACGGCGAACCCGGCGCGACCGTGCTCGGGCTGTCCGCGCTCACCGGGGAAGGCATCGTCGAACTGCGTGAAGCTCTAGGTCAGTTCGTGGCCGAGCGAGGCGCCGCCGCCCGACGGATCTCGGCCGACCTCGACGCGGCCGCCGCTCGGCTGCGGCCCGTGTACGCGGCCGGCGGGCGCACGGGGCTCAGCGAGGAGGCGCGCGACGAGTTCTCGGACCGGCTCGCGGACGCGGTGGGCGCCACCGCGGCGGGCCAGGCGGCCGAGCGCGCCTGGCGCCGCAACGCCAACCGCGCCTGCGGCACGCCCTGGTTGCGGCTGTGGCACTGGTGCCAGGACCGGCGCGACCCACCGACCGGACGGCACGCGCTGCGCGTGCCCGCCGACGAGGAGGCCACGGCCCGCCAGCGGGTCGAACAGGCGGTCCGTACGGTGGCGGACCGGGCGGCCCGCGGCCTGCCGGCGCCCTGGGCGATGGCGGTGCGGGAGGCGGCCGTACGCGGTGCCCAGGGGCTGCCGGAAGCCCTGGACGAGATGGCCACGCGGGCCGCGACACCGGCGGGGCGGCCGCCCCGGCCGGGCTGGTGGCCGGTCGCCGTGCTCGCCCAGGCGTCGATGACCCTTCTTCAGATCGTCGGCGGGCTGTGGCTGCTGGCGCAGATCGTCGGGGTCGTGGCGCCGAACCTCTGGGTGCCGGTGCTGTTGATGGTGGCGGGCATCATCGGTGGTCCGGCCGTCGAGTGGAGCAGCAGACTGGCGGCGCGCGGGCCGGCCCGGCGGTACGGGCTCGACGCGGAACGGCGGTTGCGGGAGGCGGCCGCCGGGTGCGGGAGGGCGCGGGTCCTGGATCCGGTGGCCGCGGAGTTGCTGCGGTATCGGGAGGTACGGGAGCAGTTCGGGCGGGTCACGGGGGCATCGGTCGGCTGA
- a CDS encoding dynamin family protein, whose amino-acid sequence MVTLDVRPQLLDALFALRDRVAAARFPLPLAGAPRARANRDELLAQLNDYLVPRLKDPEAPLLAVIGGSTGAGKSTLLNSLVGRRVSEAGVLRPTTRTPVLVCHPEDHHWFSGMRVLPDLTRVWMPHQEPGDDLPAPVERGERVLRVETVDTLPRGLALLDAPDVDSLVAENRLLAAELISAADIWVMVTTAARYADAVPWHLLRTAKEHRATLVTVLDRVPHQMVSEVSRQYCALLTKAGLGEVPRFTVPELPESAWGGGLLPASAVAPLRTWLVHQTQDPGARRQAMARTAQGVLDSLKVRMPELAGAAAAQYAAALRLTAAVDGAYDREHARVRSRLRAGAVLAGDALKRWRAYPLDCTAGELLDSLVESLAALMLCTVTAADERVDEAWRREPAACVPELTDRDPALESPEHRIGVAVRRWRRVLEEYAEEEAGHLEKSTAPDAEALAALVATSLLGGHRAQTAGEQLADRIGAQGALRLRERGENLLTEYVDQTLHAERERRLAPLDALDVHPEPQSELIAALSVLQKER is encoded by the coding sequence GTGGTGACCTTGGACGTACGGCCCCAGCTGCTCGACGCACTCTTCGCCCTGCGCGACCGTGTCGCCGCCGCACGCTTCCCGCTGCCCCTGGCGGGGGCTCCACGCGCGCGTGCCAACCGCGACGAACTGCTCGCACAGCTCAACGACTACTTGGTGCCCCGGTTGAAAGACCCCGAAGCGCCACTTCTGGCCGTGATCGGTGGATCCACCGGCGCCGGCAAATCCACCCTCCTCAACTCTCTTGTGGGGCGCCGGGTCAGCGAGGCCGGGGTGCTCCGGCCGACGACCCGTACACCGGTGCTGGTGTGCCACCCGGAGGATCATCACTGGTTCAGCGGAATGCGGGTACTGCCCGACCTCACGCGCGTGTGGATGCCCCACCAGGAACCCGGCGACGACCTGCCCGCCCCCGTGGAGCGCGGCGAACGGGTGCTGCGGGTCGAGACCGTCGACACTCTCCCCCGCGGCCTCGCCCTGCTCGACGCGCCCGATGTCGACTCCCTGGTCGCCGAGAACCGCCTGCTCGCCGCCGAACTGATCAGCGCGGCGGACATCTGGGTCATGGTGACCACGGCCGCCCGGTACGCCGACGCCGTCCCCTGGCACCTGCTGCGCACCGCCAAGGAGCACAGGGCGACCCTGGTCACCGTCCTCGACCGGGTGCCCCACCAGATGGTGTCCGAGGTCTCACGGCAGTACTGCGCCCTGCTGACCAAGGCCGGCCTCGGCGAGGTGCCTCGCTTCACGGTGCCCGAACTGCCCGAGTCGGCCTGGGGCGGCGGCCTGCTGCCCGCCTCCGCGGTCGCGCCGCTGCGTACGTGGCTCGTGCACCAGACACAGGACCCCGGAGCCAGACGCCAGGCGATGGCCCGTACCGCCCAGGGGGTCCTCGACTCCCTCAAGGTCCGGATGCCGGAGCTGGCCGGCGCCGCCGCGGCACAGTACGCCGCCGCGCTGCGGCTCACCGCGGCCGTCGACGGCGCGTACGACAGGGAGCACGCGCGCGTGCGAAGCCGTCTGCGGGCCGGTGCGGTGCTCGCCGGGGACGCGCTCAAGCGGTGGCGCGCCTATCCGCTGGACTGCACCGCCGGCGAGCTGCTCGACTCCCTCGTCGAGAGCCTTGCCGCCCTCATGCTGTGCACCGTCACGGCCGCCGACGAGCGCGTGGACGAGGCCTGGCGCCGCGAACCGGCCGCGTGCGTTCCCGAGCTGACCGACCGTGATCCGGCCCTGGAGAGTCCCGAACACCGGATCGGGGTGGCCGTACGACGGTGGCGGCGGGTCCTGGAGGAGTACGCCGAGGAAGAGGCCGGGCACCTCGAGAAGAGCACGGCGCCGGACGCCGAGGCCCTGGCCGCGCTGGTCGCCACCAGCCTCCTGGGCGGCCACCGGGCACAGACCGCGGGTGAGCAGCTCGCCGACCGCATCGGCGCGCAGGGCGCCCTGCGGCTGCGCGAACGAGGCGAGAACCTGCTCACCGAGTACGTCGACCAGACGCTGCACGCCGAGCGTGAACGCCGCCTGGCCCCGCTCGACGCCCTCGACGTCCATCCGGAGCCCCAGTCCGAACTCATCGCCGCGCTGTCCGTACTGCAGAAGGAGAGGTGA
- a CDS encoding TerD family protein has translation MHEMIKGSNVSLAALSENIDSVIVSLSWGSSTGEGDADVSVLLLNGNGKVRSDADFHFYNNPVAADGSVQLLGKTPTADGNEDRISFDLTAVSSEIDRIVLAASRYEGARFGELEGVKLALADGGGEELLRFAIDDADAVSAIIFGELYRRAEDWKFRAVGQGYDAGLAGLATDFGVDIDDDATAEETQNGTAGDAQADATAPVRPDEPGLQEALRAVPSPRQPEGEGRQTLPGNPAARPRTAKKKVTLPKAARKTLAENESWRDARLFPASALKSDRERETRATSVLLSVMAQVPEFGRRLTAAFGAPAGRMETFAEVTLPHGDTPRRPDGVIRVARAGKLWTALVETKTNGSALKADQVQAYMDIAARRGYEAVITLSNDVALEGSPLVEVKIDGRRKHRVALWHLSWAEVAHQAQMLIRHEGVGNAAHAWLLQELLHYLRHENSGCHGFQNMGPAWVPVRNGIDDETLCQGDPRALEVVENWERLIRQVCLRLGGELGRKVLPDHRAKRGIDPKVLRARLADQLCLDGRLQSSVRIEQTPGVLTISADLRTGKLRTSIEIPAPEQGYPLSWAKRLVRRLAEAPADLHIETLVDGEKGGPRGTLERLRPEPADLLPKEAGTQITGFRLSLLKSMGSTRGNAESGFIRSVDDAVNRFYTGVAVHLDGVPPGRAPSKAESTAG, from the coding sequence ATGCACGAAATGATCAAAGGGTCGAACGTATCCCTCGCGGCATTGAGCGAGAACATCGATTCGGTGATCGTCAGTCTGAGCTGGGGGAGCTCGACCGGCGAAGGGGACGCCGATGTGTCCGTCCTGCTGCTGAACGGGAACGGCAAGGTCCGAAGCGACGCCGACTTCCACTTCTACAACAACCCGGTGGCCGCGGACGGCAGCGTGCAGCTCCTGGGCAAGACGCCGACGGCGGACGGCAACGAGGACCGGATCAGCTTCGATCTGACGGCGGTGTCCTCCGAAATCGATCGCATCGTCCTGGCCGCCAGCCGGTACGAGGGCGCGCGCTTCGGAGAACTGGAGGGCGTGAAGCTGGCGTTGGCGGACGGCGGCGGTGAGGAACTCCTCCGCTTCGCCATCGACGACGCCGACGCGGTGAGCGCGATCATCTTCGGCGAGTTGTACCGGCGCGCGGAGGACTGGAAGTTCCGCGCCGTCGGCCAGGGCTACGACGCGGGCCTCGCCGGTCTGGCCACGGACTTCGGAGTCGACATCGACGACGACGCGACGGCCGAGGAGACGCAGAACGGGACCGCCGGAGACGCTCAGGCGGACGCGACGGCACCGGTACGCCCCGATGAACCCGGCCTGCAGGAGGCGCTGAGGGCGGTCCCCTCCCCCCGTCAGCCCGAGGGCGAGGGCCGGCAGACCCTGCCGGGGAACCCGGCCGCGCGGCCTCGTACGGCCAAGAAGAAGGTCACGCTGCCCAAGGCGGCCAGGAAGACGCTGGCGGAGAACGAGTCGTGGAGGGACGCGAGGCTCTTCCCCGCGTCGGCACTCAAGAGCGACCGCGAGCGTGAGACGCGGGCCACCTCGGTCCTCCTGTCCGTGATGGCCCAGGTACCGGAGTTCGGCAGGAGACTCACCGCCGCGTTCGGGGCGCCGGCCGGCCGTATGGAGACCTTCGCGGAGGTCACGCTGCCGCACGGTGACACGCCGCGACGCCCGGACGGAGTGATCCGGGTCGCACGGGCCGGCAAGTTGTGGACTGCGCTCGTCGAGACGAAGACCAACGGCAGCGCTCTCAAGGCCGATCAGGTACAGGCGTACATGGACATCGCCGCGCGCCGCGGCTACGAGGCCGTGATCACCCTGTCGAACGATGTCGCGCTGGAGGGCAGCCCGCTCGTCGAGGTCAAGATCGACGGAAGGCGCAAACACAGGGTCGCCCTCTGGCACTTGTCCTGGGCGGAGGTCGCCCATCAGGCACAGATGCTGATCAGGCACGAGGGAGTCGGCAACGCGGCGCACGCCTGGCTCCTGCAGGAACTGCTGCACTACCTGCGGCACGAGAACTCCGGCTGCCACGGCTTCCAGAACATGGGACCGGCCTGGGTACCGGTACGCAACGGAATCGACGACGAGACCCTCTGTCAGGGAGACCCACGGGCGCTGGAGGTCGTCGAGAACTGGGAGCGGCTCATCCGCCAGGTCTGCTTGCGGCTGGGCGGCGAACTGGGCCGGAAAGTGCTCCCCGATCACCGCGCCAAGCGCGGAATCGATCCGAAGGTGCTCCGTGCCCGTCTCGCGGATCAGCTCTGTCTCGACGGAAGACTCCAGTCCTCGGTGCGCATCGAGCAGACGCCCGGAGTCCTGACGATCAGCGCGGACCTGCGCACAGGAAAGCTCCGCACGTCCATCGAGATCCCGGCACCCGAGCAGGGCTACCCCCTGTCGTGGGCGAAGCGGCTCGTCCGGCGGCTGGCCGAGGCACCGGCGGATCTGCACATCGAAACCCTCGTCGACGGGGAGAAGGGCGGCCCGCGAGGAACGCTCGAACGTCTCCGCCCCGAGCCCGCCGACCTGCTCCCCAAGGAGGCCGGAACCCAGATCACCGGCTTCCGTCTCTCCCTCCTCAAGAGCATGGGAAGCACCCGTGGCAACGCCGAGTCCGGCTTCATCCGCAGCGTCGACGACGCGGTGAACCGCTTCTACACCGGCGTGGCGGTCCATCTGGACGGTGTGCCGCCCGGCCGCGCACCGTCCAAGGCGGAATCGACCGCGGGCTGA
- a CDS encoding DUF1876 domain-containing protein yields the protein MTQTTDMKPTRPQARTAVGWHVEMEFEEDEHRTRAAALLRLADGNEVRAHGYASRHPSDSYQPRVGEEVAGARALNELAMKLLTKAHDEIDEASGRTSHPLR from the coding sequence ATGACACAGACGACGGACATGAAGCCGACACGACCGCAGGCACGGACGGCGGTCGGCTGGCACGTCGAGATGGAGTTCGAGGAGGACGAGCACCGCACCCGCGCCGCCGCTCTCCTGCGGCTCGCCGACGGGAACGAGGTGCGCGCGCACGGCTACGCCAGCCGCCACCCGAGCGACTCGTACCAGCCGAGGGTCGGCGAGGAGGTCGCCGGAGCGCGGGCGCTCAACGAACTGGCGATGAAGCTACTGACCAAGGCACACGACGAGATAGACGAGGCATCGGGCAGAACCTCCCACCCGCTGCGCTGA